The following are encoded together in the Chromatiaceae bacterium genome:
- a CDS encoding DUF2442 domain-containing protein produces MPGIATLTAEVTNVSKHCFWLLLDDEELAIPFSDFPWFKSATIEQLCEIERPTENHLYWPELDLDLSVESIRKPENFPLISKIRA; encoded by the coding sequence ATGCCTGGCATCGCCACTTTGACTGCTGAAGTCACCAACGTGTCTAAGCATTGCTTCTGGCTGCTGCTGGATGATGAGGAACTGGCTATACCGTTTTCGGATTTTCCGTGGTTTAAGTCGGCAACCATCGAGCAACTTTGCGAGATTGAACGTCCAACGGAAAACCATCTCTATTGGCCCGAACTGGACCTTGATCTCTCGGTTGAGTCAATTCGCAAGCCTGAAAATTTTCCTCTGATCTCGAAAATCCGGGCATGA
- a CDS encoding DUF4160 domain-containing protein: protein MAPTIVRDGQFRLFFFSREEPRSHVHVAHPDGEAKFWLTPSVHLAVNIGLSKMQICQAQAVVEAHIKEIQDAWHRHFDC from the coding sequence ATGGCGCCAACAATCGTTCGTGACGGACAGTTCAGACTGTTTTTCTTCTCTCGCGAGGAGCCCCGCAGCCATGTCCACGTGGCACACCCGGATGGCGAGGCGAAATTCTGGCTGACTCCATCGGTACACTTGGCAGTGAATATTGGGCTTTCAAAGATGCAAATATGTCAAGCGCAAGCCGTGGTTGAAGCGCATATTAAGGAGATTCAAGATGCCTGGCATCGCCACTTTGACTGCTGA
- a CDS encoding cold shock domain-containing protein yields MRIEGTLSKWNDDRGFGFITPTQGGQEIFVHISAFPKDGVRPTLGESITFEIETDSTGKKRAKNLLCPQRPTVMRPYPSRKSPSYRRKESPGFFGRVIPLLLLVGLGVYGYGEYTRRIAPLPVIAAEPEIQETSSPYRCDGRTHCSQMTSCAEATFFLRNCPNTEMDGNHDGEPCEQQWCTSPFAK; encoded by the coding sequence ATGCGCATCGAAGGCACTCTCTCAAAGTGGAATGACGACCGAGGATTCGGGTTCATAACGCCAACCCAAGGTGGTCAGGAGATTTTTGTCCATATCTCTGCGTTTCCGAAGGATGGAGTACGCCCGACACTCGGAGAAAGCATCACCTTTGAAATTGAAACCGACAGCACTGGGAAGAAGCGAGCGAAAAACCTTTTGTGCCCACAGCGCCCGACTGTTATGCGCCCATACCCTTCCCGCAAATCGCCATCCTATCGTCGCAAAGAGAGTCCTGGCTTTTTCGGTCGGGTCATTCCTCTGCTCCTTCTGGTGGGCTTGGGCGTATACGGTTACGGTGAGTATACCCGCCGTATAGCCCCGTTGCCCGTGATCGCCGCTGAACCAGAGATTCAGGAAACATCATCTCCCTACCGCTGCGACGGGCGCACCCATTGTTCCCAGATGACATCCTGCGCTGAAGCTACCTTTTTCCTTCGCAATTGCCCCAATACTGAGATGGACGGCAATCATGATGGTGAGCCGTGCGAGCAACAGTGGTGTACAAGTCCTTTTGCAAAATAA
- a CDS encoding FAD-binding protein, with protein sequence MTERCTGQQQGDHGQDNPPLGVQLSVDHHPDSPLTPQARIARQAELVAGLLAILPETFVLHEAEDLRPYECDGLSAYRQLPLAVALPGQVEEVQAILRLCQRLGVPVVARGAGTGLSGGALPHADGLLLSLARLKSILHIDPLARTARVQPGVRNLAISEAARPHGLYYAPDPSSQIACTIGGNVAENAGGVHCLKYGLTVHNLLKLEVITMEGERLTLGADALDAPGYDLLALLTGSEGLLGVVVEITVRLLPLPERAQVLLAAYDDIGQAGAAVGAIIAAGIIPAGLEMMDNPAIRAAEAFVHAGYPVEAAAILLCELDGANEEVSQDILRVRQILLESGAVEVRTARDEAERLLFWKGRKAAFPAVGRLSPDYYCMDGTIPRRRLSEVLGRIAAMSAAYGLPVANVFHAGDGNLHPLILYDANVPGELERTEELGGKILELCVEVGGTITGEHGVGKEKIDQMCVQFQPQELAQFHAVKAAFDPAGLLNPAKAVPTLHRCAEFGAMHVHANQLRFPDLPRF encoded by the coding sequence ATGACTGAACGATGCACAGGTCAACAACAGGGGGATCATGGCCAGGACAACCCCCCCTTGGGAGTCCAGCTTTCAGTTGATCATCATCCCGATTCACCGCTAACCCCCCAGGCCCGTATCGCCCGCCAAGCGGAACTGGTGGCCGGCCTGCTGGCGATTCTGCCGGAGACCTTCGTGCTGCACGAGGCGGAGGATTTGCGCCCCTATGAGTGCGACGGCCTCTCCGCCTACCGCCAATTGCCCCTGGCAGTGGCCCTGCCTGGCCAGGTCGAGGAGGTCCAGGCCATCCTGCGCCTCTGCCAGCGGCTGGGGGTGCCGGTGGTGGCCCGGGGCGCGGGCACGGGCCTGTCCGGTGGGGCCTTGCCCCACGCGGACGGCCTGCTGCTGTCCCTGGCGCGGCTCAAGTCCATCCTCCATATCGATCCCCTGGCCCGCACCGCCCGGGTCCAGCCGGGGGTGCGCAACCTGGCTATCTCCGAGGCGGCGCGCCCCCATGGCCTCTACTATGCCCCGGATCCCTCGTCCCAGATCGCCTGCACCATCGGCGGTAATGTGGCGGAAAATGCCGGGGGCGTGCATTGCCTGAAATACGGCCTGACGGTCCATAACCTCCTGAAACTGGAGGTCATTACTATGGAGGGGGAACGCCTGACCCTGGGCGCCGATGCCCTGGATGCCCCCGGCTATGACCTGCTCGCCCTCCTGACCGGCTCCGAGGGCCTGCTCGGGGTGGTGGTCGAGATCACCGTCCGCCTCCTCCCCCTGCCGGAGCGGGCCCAGGTGCTGCTCGCCGCCTATGACGACATCGGCCAGGCCGGCGCGGCGGTGGGGGCCATCATCGCCGCGGGCATCATCCCCGCTGGCCTGGAGATGATGGACAATCCCGCCATCCGCGCCGCCGAGGCCTTCGTCCACGCCGGCTATCCGGTGGAGGCTGCGGCCATTCTGCTGTGCGAGCTGGACGGCGCCAACGAGGAGGTGTCGCAGGATATCCTGCGGGTGCGCCAGATCCTCCTGGAGAGCGGCGCCGTCGAGGTGCGCACCGCCCGGGACGAGGCCGAGCGGCTCCTCTTTTGGAAGGGGCGCAAGGCGGCTTTTCCCGCCGTCGGTCGCCTGTCGCCGGATTATTACTGCATGGATGGGACCATACCGCGTCGGCGCCTGTCCGAGGTGCTGGGGCGCATCGCCGCGATGTCCGCCGCCTATGGCCTGCCGGTGGCCAATGTCTTCCATGCCGGCGATGGCAATCTCCACCCCCTCATCCTCTACGATGCCAATGTGCCCGGGGAGCTGGAGCGGACGGAGGAACTGGGCGGCAAGATCCTGGAGCTGTGCGTCGAGGTGGGCGGTACCATTACGGGCGAGCATGGGGTCGGCAAGGAAAAGATCGACCAGATGTGCGTCCAGTTCCAGCCCCAGGAGTTGGCCCAGTTCCATGCCGTCAAGGCCGCCTTCGATCCGGCGGGCCTGCTGAATCCCGCCAAGGCCGTGCCCACCCTACATCGCTGCGCCGAGTTCGGCGCCATGCACGTCCACGCCAATCAGCTTAGGTTTCCCGACCTGCCGAGGTTCTGA
- the glcE gene encoding glycolate oxidase subunit GlcE, with amino-acid sequence MNQDLTQMLAERVAAAQGAGRPQRIQGGGTKAWLGRTVEGETLEVAGHRGILSYEPTELVITARAGTPLAEIKVALAERGQWLAFEPPHFDVRPNPDGRPGADATLGGIIACGLSGPARPYAGAARDFVLGVRIINGRGEVLRFGGEVMKNVAGYDLSRLMVGAQGTLGVLLEVSLKVLPRPATDLTLALELTAGEAIDRFNRWAGQPLPLSAACHDGERAYVRLAGSEAAVQAARARLGGEAVGAGADFWRGVRELSHAFFRNPAPLWRLSLPPTAPHDPSLGPHFIDWGGALRWVQSEHPLWPVAQAAGGHATCYGRRPAGQPGLQVSGQAGDPPGGQVFQPLPPALLALHQRLKAALDPRGILNPGRLYRDL; translated from the coding sequence ATGAATCAGGACCTTACCCAAATGTTGGCGGAGCGGGTGGCCGCGGCCCAGGGCGCGGGCCGCCCGCAGCGCATCCAGGGCGGCGGCACCAAGGCCTGGCTGGGGCGAACCGTGGAGGGTGAGACCCTGGAGGTCGCCGGCCATCGCGGCATCCTCAGCTACGAGCCCACCGAACTCGTCATCACCGCCCGGGCCGGTACGCCCCTGGCCGAGATCAAGGTCGCCCTGGCAGAGCGCGGTCAGTGGCTGGCCTTCGAGCCGCCCCATTTTGACGTGCGCCCCAATCCCGATGGCCGGCCCGGCGCTGACGCCACCCTGGGGGGGATCATCGCCTGCGGCCTCTCGGGTCCCGCCCGGCCCTATGCCGGTGCCGCCCGGGACTTCGTCCTGGGGGTCAGGATCATCAATGGCCGTGGGGAGGTGCTGCGGTTTGGCGGCGAGGTGATGAAAAACGTCGCCGGTTATGACCTGTCGCGCCTCATGGTCGGGGCCCAGGGTACCCTGGGCGTCTTGCTGGAGGTCAGCCTCAAGGTGTTGCCGCGCCCGGCCACCGACCTGACCCTGGCCCTCGAACTCACGGCGGGGGAGGCCATCGACCGCTTCAACCGCTGGGCCGGTCAGCCTTTGCCCCTTAGCGCGGCCTGCCATGACGGCGAACGAGCCTATGTGCGGCTCGCCGGCAGCGAGGCGGCGGTGCAGGCCGCGCGCGCCCGGTTGGGGGGCGAGGCGGTAGGGGCGGGGGCCGATTTCTGGCGTGGCGTGCGCGAATTGAGCCATGCCTTCTTCCGGAATCCGGCGCCCCTGTGGCGGTTGTCTCTACCGCCCACCGCGCCCCATGATCCCAGTCTGGGACCCCACTTCATCGACTGGGGTGGGGCCCTGCGCTGGGTCCAGAGCGAGCACCCCCTCTGGCCGGTGGCTCAGGCCGCGGGGGGGCATGCCACCTGTTACGGTCGCCGGCCGGCTGGCCAGCCAGGTCTTCAGGTGAGTGGCCAGGCTGGCGATCCGCCTGGCGGGCAGGTCTTTCAGCCCCTGCCGCCCGCCCTGCTGGCCCTCCACCAGCGCCTCAAGGCCGCCCTGGATCCGCGCGGCATCCTTAATCCTGGCCGCCTCTATCGGGATTTATAG
- the glcF gene encoding glycolate oxidase subunit GlcF, whose product MQTQLADFIRDSHQGQEADAILRSCVHCGFCTATCPTYQLLGDELDGPRGRIYLIKQVLEGQTPSRRTQLHLDRCLTCRSCETTCPSGVRYGRLVDIGRAAVEATVPRPWDERLARRLLRWLVPSRLRFGLFLGLGQLFRPLLPASLKAKVPPRRVAGPWPTAHRPRTLLALAGCAQAAATPDTNAAAARVLDRLGISLVEIPRAGCCGALPHHLGAEEEALTMIRRNIDAWWPQVEAGAEAILVTASGCGAMVKDYGVLLAQDPVYAAKAARIAGLARDPSEVLAVELARPEVALPPPGAGRKIAFHSPCSLQHGQKLPGLAEGLLTRLGYELTPVADGHLCCGSAGSYSLLQPVLARQLRDNKLASLAAGGPECIATANVGCQLHLESGTRIPVRHWIELVDEVLAVNPAART is encoded by the coding sequence ATGCAGACCCAACTGGCCGATTTCATCCGTGACAGTCACCAGGGCCAGGAGGCGGACGCCATCCTGAGATCCTGTGTGCATTGCGGTTTCTGTACCGCCACCTGTCCCACTTACCAGCTCCTGGGCGATGAACTGGATGGACCCCGGGGCCGCATCTATCTGATCAAGCAGGTCCTGGAAGGCCAGACCCCCAGCCGCAGGACCCAGCTCCACCTGGATCGCTGTCTGACCTGCCGCTCCTGCGAGACGACCTGCCCCTCCGGCGTGCGCTATGGCCGGCTGGTGGATATCGGCCGTGCCGCCGTCGAGGCCACCGTGCCGCGCCCCTGGGACGAGCGGCTGGCGCGGCGCCTGCTGCGCTGGCTGGTGCCCTCGCGGTTGCGCTTCGGCCTCTTTCTCGGTCTTGGCCAACTGTTCCGCCCCCTGCTGCCGGCGAGTCTGAAGGCCAAGGTGCCGCCGCGCCGGGTCGCAGGACCCTGGCCGACCGCCCACCGGCCCCGCACCCTGCTGGCCCTCGCGGGCTGCGCCCAAGCGGCGGCGACCCCCGATACCAATGCCGCCGCCGCCCGGGTCCTGGATCGCCTGGGCATAAGCCTGGTCGAGATCCCGCGGGCGGGTTGTTGCGGGGCCCTGCCGCACCACCTGGGCGCGGAGGAGGAGGCCCTGACCATGATCCGGCGCAACATCGACGCCTGGTGGCCCCAGGTCGAGGCCGGCGCCGAGGCTATCCTGGTGACTGCCAGCGGTTGCGGGGCCATGGTCAAGGATTATGGCGTCCTGCTCGCCCAGGACCCGGTCTATGCCGCCAAGGCGGCCCGGATTGCGGGCCTGGCCCGGGATCCGAGCGAGGTGCTGGCGGTCGAGTTGGCCCGCCCGGAGGTCGCCCTGCCCCCGCCCGGGGCCGGGCGAAAAATCGCCTTTCATTCGCCCTGCAGCCTCCAGCACGGGCAGAAGCTGCCGGGTCTGGCCGAGGGCCTGCTGACCCGGCTCGGCTACGAGCTGACCCCAGTGGCCGACGGCCACCTCTGCTGTGGCTCGGCCGGCAGCTATTCCCTGCTGCAACCCGTTCTGGCGCGGCAACTGCGCGACAACAAGCTCGCCAGCCTGGCCGCCGGCGGCCCTGAGTGCATCGCCACCGCCAATGTCGGGTGTCAGTTGCACCTGGAGTCTGGTACCCGGATTCCCGTGCGGCATTGGATCGAGCTGGTTGACGAGGTGTTGGCCGTTAATCCCGCGGCGCGGACCTAG
- the grxD gene encoding Grx4 family monothiol glutaredoxin, translating to MDVLERIDQQVKGNAIVIFMKGTPQFPQCGFSMRAAAALKECGVPFAHVNVLQDMEIFENLPRYADWPTFPQIYIDGELVGGCDITLELHATGELKSLAESAAAKATA from the coding sequence ATGGACGTCCTGGAGCGTATCGATCAGCAGGTCAAGGGTAATGCCATCGTCATTTTCATGAAGGGCACCCCCCAGTTTCCCCAGTGCGGCTTTTCCATGCGCGCCGCCGCCGCCCTCAAGGAGTGTGGCGTCCCCTTCGCCCATGTCAACGTCCTCCAGGATATGGAGATCTTTGAAAACCTGCCGCGTTATGCGGACTGGCCGACTTTTCCCCAAATCTACATCGATGGCGAGCTGGTCGGGGGCTGCGATATCACCCTGGAACTCCATGCCACGGGTGAACTCAAGTCCCTGGCGGAGTCGGCGGCGGCCAAGGCCACGGCCTGA
- a CDS encoding cytochrome b, with protein sequence MSEADRYTLVQRLLHWLLALLVIPALGVGLTLGWLGFDGTKDAFGGEVTDALYTGHKTMGVLILALMTFRLVMRLTLGAPPPVPTLTQFERLASQAVHALLYLVLLAQPIVGWLATAAGGYPVQLFAWTLPGLIAKDPALSEKLFQLHGVLGWTLLALLALHIGAALMHWLVKRDGVMRRMSLFS encoded by the coding sequence ATGTCCGAGGCCGATCGCTACACCCTGGTACAACGCCTGCTGCACTGGCTCCTGGCCTTGCTGGTAATTCCCGCCCTGGGGGTGGGTCTAACCCTCGGCTGGCTGGGGTTCGATGGCACTAAGGACGCCTTTGGGGGTGAGGTGACTGATGCCCTCTATACTGGGCACAAGACGATGGGGGTGCTGATTCTGGCTCTGATGACCTTCCGTCTGGTGATGCGCCTGACCCTGGGCGCCCCGCCCCCCGTCCCCACCCTGACCCAGTTCGAGCGCCTGGCCAGCCAGGCGGTTCATGCCCTGCTGTACCTGGTCCTCCTGGCCCAGCCCATAGTGGGCTGGCTGGCGACAGCGGCTGGGGGTTACCCGGTCCAGTTGTTCGCCTGGACCTTGCCCGGGCTGATCGCCAAGGATCCGGCCCTGAGCGAGAAGCTGTTTCAGCTTCACGGCGTCCTGGGCTGGACCCTGCTCGCCTTGTTGGCGCTCCACATCGGGGCCGCGCTCATGCATTGGCTGGTGAAGCGCGACGGGGTGATGAGGCGTATGAGCCTCTTCTCCTGA
- a CDS encoding RibD family protein, translated as MALAQSKASRPLPTLGPAASLAWSTLLGTQRLVRRGTLPEGPTTFAADAVAGLKPVTEAATEALITWSPGSDWGLAPAAQGEARALLDLYLPLLPRHPGETLTLGHLGQSLDGFIATTQGESCFVTGPENILHLHCLRALCDAVLVGAETVAADNPRLTTRLVPGDNPVRVVLDPRLRLPAERHLFQDGAAPTLLVRAEGRAGPRHQGQAEVLTVPATPEGRPRLDALVAALHRRGLRRLFVEGGGLTVSSFLAAGLLDRLQVAVAPLLIGTGRRGLSLPAPAALGDCLRPGCRIFRMGEDILFDCEPRAAAADGEGTLPFSLTRIR; from the coding sequence GTGGCATTAGCCCAGAGCAAGGCCTCCCGGCCCCTGCCGACGCTGGGCCCAGCGGCGAGCCTGGCCTGGTCCACCCTTCTGGGTACCCAGCGTCTGGTCCGGCGCGGGACTCTGCCCGAGGGCCCAACCACCTTCGCGGCGGATGCGGTTGCGGGGCTGAAACCCGTGACCGAGGCCGCGACCGAGGCCCTCATCACCTGGTCCCCGGGGTCGGACTGGGGGCTAGCCCCCGCCGCCCAAGGCGAGGCGCGGGCCCTGCTTGATCTCTACCTGCCGCTGCTGCCCCGCCACCCTGGCGAGACCCTGACCCTGGGCCACCTGGGGCAGAGCCTCGATGGCTTTATCGCCACCACCCAGGGGGAGTCCTGCTTCGTCACCGGTCCGGAAAACATCCTGCACCTGCATTGCCTGCGCGCCCTCTGCGATGCCGTTCTGGTGGGGGCCGAGACAGTGGCCGCCGACAACCCGCGGCTGACCACCCGGCTGGTGCCTGGCGACAATCCGGTCCGGGTGGTGCTCGATCCCCGCCTGCGGCTCCCGGCGGAGCGGCACCTCTTCCAGGACGGGGCCGCGCCGACCCTGCTGGTCCGGGCCGAGGGGCGGGCGGGGCCCCGACATCAGGGCCAGGCGGAGGTTTTGACGGTGCCGGCCACCCCCGAGGGTCGCCCGCGGCTGGACGCCCTGGTCGCGGCGCTCCACCGGCGCGGGCTGCGGCGGCTGTTCGTCGAGGGTGGCGGCCTGACTGTGTCCAGCTTCCTGGCCGCCGGGCTGCTGGATCGCCTGCAGGTGGCGGTGGCCCCCCTCCTGATCGGCACCGGCCGGCGCGGTCTGAGTCTGCCGGCGCCCGCCGCCCTCGGCGATTGCCTGCGCCCCGGTTGCCGGATCTTTCGCATGGGCGAGGATATCCTTTTCGATTGCGAACCCCGGGCAGCCGCGGCGGACGGGGAGGGGACCTTGCCATTCAGCCTCACCCGTATCCGTTGA
- a CDS encoding transcriptional regulator encodes MTIKPIRNDDDLRAAFGRLEAIFQAAPGSPEADERDVLVTLVEAYENQHWPIGPADPVEAIKFRMEQQGLVAKDLEAFIGPSGRVSEVLNRKRGLSPRMVQRLHQGLRIPYESLLSRAE; translated from the coding sequence ATGACTATTAAGCCGATCCGAAATGATGATGACCTGCGCGCCGCTTTTGGCCGCCTTGAGGCCATTTTTCAGGCGGCGCCAGGGTCGCCCGAGGCCGACGAGAGGGACGTACTGGTTACCTTGGTCGAAGCCTACGAAAACCAGCACTGGCCCATTGGCCCCGCGGACCCGGTGGAGGCCATCAAATTCCGTATGGAACAACAGGGTTTGGTGGCGAAGGATCTGGAGGCCTTCATTGGGCCGAGCGGTCGCGTCTCGGAAGTGCTGAACCGCAAACGAGGGCTCAGTCCGCGCATGGTGCAACGCCTGCATCAGGGTCTGCGGATTCCCTACGAAAGCCTGCTGTCGCGGGCGGAATAA
- a CDS encoding type II toxin-antitoxin system HigB family toxin, which yields MRIISKSTLRKFWEHPPHADARGPLEAWYEEAAQASWTCPGDIKRLYRHASLCGNNRVVFNIAGNKYRLVVEMQYQAGIAWVKFVGTHAQYDRIDVETVNDY from the coding sequence ATGCGCATCATTTCGAAAAGCACGCTGAGGAAATTTTGGGAGCATCCCCCGCATGCCGATGCGCGAGGCCCCCTGGAGGCCTGGTATGAAGAGGCTGCGCAGGCCTCATGGACTTGCCCAGGGGACATCAAGAGGCTGTACCGCCATGCCAGCCTTTGTGGCAACAATCGCGTGGTATTCAATATTGCTGGCAACAAGTACCGACTGGTGGTGGAAATGCAATACCAGGCGGGGATTGCCTGGGTGAAATTTGTCGGCACCCATGCCCAATACGATCGCATTGATGTGGAAACCGTAAATGACTATTAA
- a CDS encoding two pore domain potassium channel family protein yields the protein MKPQHLARNNVILLVSLLVLILFYPLFQADRLLVRDLLLSAVFFSGIFSLEFSAQSRMLLLSLATLTTGTTWIHHFNDNDLLSLIDFATSSVTLAVIVVLMIRHIARSRIVTPTIILSSVNGYLLLGVLGAVLLNIADAVHVFLNGAESAGIALPSQGSPEFSDYLYLAIITLTTVGFGDVTAVSHLTRSVVMLIGLAGPLYMTILVAMLVGKFLADHEGK from the coding sequence ATGAAACCGCAACACCTCGCACGCAACAACGTCATCCTTCTCGTCTCCTTGCTGGTCCTGATCCTGTTCTACCCGCTGTTCCAGGCGGACAGGTTGCTGGTTCGCGATCTGCTGCTCTCCGCAGTCTTCTTTTCCGGGATTTTCTCGCTTGAGTTTTCCGCTCAGTCCCGGATGCTCCTCTTGTCACTCGCGACCCTAACGACCGGCACCACCTGGATCCATCATTTCAACGACAATGACCTGCTGTCCCTGATCGACTTCGCGACGTCCTCGGTGACGCTGGCCGTTATCGTCGTACTGATGATCCGCCATATCGCCCGCAGTCGAATCGTGACGCCGACCATCATTCTGAGTTCAGTCAACGGCTACCTGCTGCTCGGCGTGCTTGGCGCCGTACTGCTGAACATCGCTGATGCCGTCCATGTCTTCCTGAACGGCGCGGAAAGCGCCGGCATCGCTCTCCCCAGCCAGGGTTCACCCGAATTCAGCGACTATCTCTATTTGGCGATTATTACCCTGACTACCGTGGGTTTTGGGGACGTGACGGCTGTTTCCCACCTGACCCGATCCGTGGTGATGCTCATCGGCCTTGCCGGTCCGCTGTACATGACCATTCTCGTTGCCATGCTGGTAGGAAAATTCCTAGCCGACCACGAAGGAAAGTAA